ATCATCGCACCAAAACCCATAAAAAGCATCAGAAAACCGACACTCGCGGTCACGAGGATTGGAACCTTGGTCCCCTTTCCGGAGGTGGTTAGTGTATTCAAGGCAGCCAAACCTCTGTCACTTTGTAAAAACTCCATAAGCTGTTTTTCGTCGTCAAACTTGTCGATGATTTTGTTAAAACGTTCGGTTTTTGCTTGTACAGCGACTTTGAACCTTTGATTTCGTAGATGATTAAACCAGCCAATCAATCCCAAAGTCCCGACTATAACTGAAGCAATAAAAAACCAAAACATAACTATTCTCCTTTAAAATACAATTTCTGATTTTCAGTTAATAATAGAATACCACTTTCTCTACTTTACGGTTTATATTCAGCATAGATACCGCGGTATTTTGCTGGTTCTCTTCGCCGGCTTTTTGAAAATGAACCGGTGTTTCAATATCTTCCGGGAAGAACTCACTTTCGCTCATCGGAAATAATTTAAATTTGCCGATGCCGGTTTCCATGATCAGAAATTTATCACCAGCGCGAATTATCAATTTGCCCAAGAAGCGATGACGATAACTACCAACGTATTTGCTCAAAATTTCATCGTTCACCTTAACTGCTTTTGGTTGGTCTGTTTCAGGCGGTTTGTAACCGACGAGACTTGGCTTGGATTTTGGCTCACCTTCCTTTGCATCCAAGATTAAACCGAGAAGGCTCATGATGTCTCCATGACGCACATTGTTGTTATCGTAACTATTGACCACGTGCACAAAAACCAGATTTGCGTCCGGCAGCACACAAATCCTTTGCCCGCCGCTGCCACTTGCAAAATACATTCTTTGTCCCCTTAATTGAGAAACCCACCACAAATAGCCGAAACTTCCTCGTTCGCTGAATCTTCCAAGCTCCGTTGAAAAAGGTTTTGTGCTTTCAGCAACCCATTCTTCAGGAATGATCTGCTTGCCGTTCCAACGACCGTTGTTAAGATAAAGCAGACCAAACCGGGCCATGTCGCGCGCCGTCATTCTAAAAAGATAAGCCGGGTGCTGAGATTTATCTTCAAATCGATAGTGAGTGTGCCGAAGCTCAAAATCTTCCATTTGTATCTGATCCGCAATATCCTCCTTGAAAGTTTCAAATACAACCCTTTGGGTCTCCTGTTCAAAAATAGTTGCCAGTGTATTGAAATCCCAATTATTGTAGTACCAAAAAGTCCCCGGTGCATGACTGCCACGCTGAGGAAGGTTTTTCGCCATATTTCTCGGAGAGTAGGCAGCCGGGTGAAATATTCCGGATCTAGCAGTTAAAAGGTCGACGACTTTGGCTTGTTTTTCCTGTGCGGTCAGGCTTTGTACATCATCGATTTTTAAATCTGCAAGCGTTTCGGTCAGGTCTATTTTTTCTTTTCCCACATAAATTCCATAAAGAGCATTCATGAAGCTTTTGCGAACCGAAGCACACCTGAATCTGCGCGCGGTATCTCCCCAGGAAACCAAAACCTGGCCGTCATAGATCACAAGCACTCCTGCGGCCTCACTTTCTTCAAATTTCTGCCTTGCGCGTTCGAGTTCTTCTGAAGAAAAACCGGCTTCTTCCGGTACAATGTATTGCTGCCATTTTTTGTTCGGGAAATCGTTTGGTTTAGTAAATGCACACCTTAAGCCAGCCCCTAACAGAATTAACAAGAACAAATGGTTTTTGAATTTCATATTAAAATCCTTCTGTTATTCGATAATTAAAATTATTGCATTCAAAAACTTGTATCAAAAAACTTTAGAGGCGCCCGATTTACCATTTTAGACGATTGAAGGAACCGCTTGGTTAACAGGAATCTTTAAAAGAGAGGTTGAAGGGGCGATTTGTTTCATAATAAACAAAAGGAGGTTTAGTGTGTGTTTTGGGTCCATATTAAAAAAGGCAGACCGGAAAATCCAGCCTGCCATTTCAATAGAAATCAAAGAATGAGTTTCCCCAGGTTAGTTTGTACCTTGTTTCGTTTTATTTTTCCCTGCAAGATCCAGAAAAAACGCATATCTAAAAGCAATTTCCTTGTAACGCTTAAACCTTCCTGATGCGCCGCCGTGACCTGCTTCCATATTCGTTTTCAGAAGCAGACGGTTGTTGCCGGTTTTCAGCGTGCGCAGTTTTGCCACCCATTTCGCCGGTTCCCAGTACTGGACCTGCGAATCATGCAATCCGGTCGTAACCAGCAAATGGGGGTAGTTTTTCGCTTCAACTTGATCGTAGGGAGAATAGGATAACATATAATCGTAGGAATCTTTTTCGTTGGGATTGCCCCACTCGTCGTACTCGCTTGTTGTAAGAGGAATGCTGTCATCCAGCATGGTTGTCACCACATCGACAAATGGAACCGCGGCCGCCGCCCCATGGAACAGCTCCGGAGCCATATTGATCACCGCGCCGATTAGCAGACCACCGGCGCTGCCGCCATAGCAGAATAACTTGTCAGAGTTAGTGTATTTCTCTTTAACCAAATATTTTCCGCAATCGATAAAATCGGTAAAGGTGTTTTTCTTTTTAAAGAGTTTGCCGTCATCGTACCATTGGCGTCCCATTTCCTGCCCGCCGCGAATGTGAGCGATGGCAA
This region of candidate division KSB1 bacterium genomic DNA includes:
- a CDS encoding S9 family peptidase — protein: AIAHIRGGQEMGRQWYDDGKLFKKKNTFTDFIDCGKYLVKEKYTNSDKLFCYGGSAGGLLIGAVINMAPELFHGAAAAVPFVDVVTTMLDDSIPLTTSEYDEWGNPNEKDSYDYMLSYSPYDQVEAKNYPHLLVTTGLHDSQVQYWEPAKWVAKLRTLKTGNNRLLLKTNMEAGHGGASGRFKRYKEIAFRYAFFLDLAGKNKTKQGTN
- a CDS encoding serine hydrolase translates to MKFKNHLFLLILLGAGLRCAFTKPNDFPNKKWQQYIVPEEAGFSSEELERARQKFEESEAAGVLVIYDGQVLVSWGDTARRFRCASVRKSFMNALYGIYVGKEKIDLTETLADLKIDDVQSLTAQEKQAKVVDLLTARSGIFHPAAYSPRNMAKNLPQRGSHAPGTFWYYNNWDFNTLATIFEQETQRVVFETFKEDIADQIQMEDFELRHTHYRFEDKSQHPAYLFRMTARDMARFGLLYLNNGRWNGKQIIPEEWVAESTKPFSTELGRFSERGSFGYLWWVSQLRGQRMYFASGSGGQRICVLPDANLVFVHVVNSYDNNNVRHGDIMSLLGLILDAKEGEPKSKPSLVGYKPPETDQPKAVKVNDEILSKYVGSYRHRFLGKLIIRAGDKFLIMETGIGKFKLFPMSESEFFPEDIETPVHFQKAGEENQQNTAVSMLNINRKVEKVVFYY